A DNA window from candidate division KSB1 bacterium contains the following coding sequences:
- a CDS encoding anion permease, with amino-acid sequence MQNKSENYSKRQIIGFVITLPLFIILLLLPAPAGLSVAGWRVFAIAAIMAILWMTESIPIPVTALLPLILFPFLGVIGFGDVAASYANSNVFLFMGGFFIAITMQKWGLHRRIALYLIWGIGTSPRRIILGFMVATAFLSMWISNTATTMMLYPIGLAVILHLMESRVGGESATDDSILNFRTALMLGIAYAASIGGISTLVGTPPNIVFVSAFSKLYPEAPEISFFTWFMVGSLLLLLFLPICWIVLTRIAFRVSNKSFPGGRQVIREQLNKLGPMLIQEKLVAVVFAATALAWITRKDVTIGSATLKGWSSMLGAADFVHDGTVAML; translated from the coding sequence ATGCAAAACAAATCCGAAAACTATTCAAAGCGTCAAATAATCGGTTTTGTAATCACTTTGCCGCTTTTCATCATTTTGCTGCTGCTGCCGGCACCTGCGGGCTTATCCGTTGCAGGTTGGCGCGTTTTTGCCATTGCCGCGATCATGGCAATTCTCTGGATGACAGAATCCATTCCCATTCCTGTGACGGCCCTTTTACCTTTGATCTTATTTCCTTTCTTGGGTGTGATTGGCTTTGGGGATGTGGCAGCGAGTTACGCCAACAGCAACGTATTTCTTTTTATGGGAGGATTTTTTATCGCAATCACTATGCAAAAATGGGGATTGCATCGCCGCATCGCGCTCTATCTCATCTGGGGTATCGGTACAAGCCCACGACGGATCATTCTTGGTTTTATGGTGGCAACGGCTTTCTTGTCCATGTGGATTTCAAACACCGCTACAACCATGATGCTGTATCCGATTGGTCTGGCGGTCATTCTTCACTTAATGGAGAGTCGGGTTGGCGGTGAATCAGCTACCGACGACTCCATATTAAATTTCAGAACCGCCCTGATGCTTGGCATTGCTTATGCGGCCAGCATAGGCGGCATCTCAACACTTGTCGGCACGCCGCCAAACATCGTTTTCGTCAGCGCTTTTTCAAAACTCTATCCCGAAGCGCCCGAAATTAGTTTCTTTACCTGGTTTATGGTCGGCTCTCTTTTACTCCTGTTGTTCTTGCCGATATGCTGGATTGTCCTGACCAGGATTGCGTTCAGGGTAAGTAACAAAAGCTTTCCCGGGGGTAGACAAGTGATTCGTGAACAGCTTAATAAGCTTGGACCCATGTTAATACAAGAAAAGCTTGTGGCCGTTGTCTTTGCGGCGACAGCGCTTGCCTGGATCACCAGAAAGGACGTGACCATCGGATCTGCCACATTGAAAGGATGGTCCTCTATGCTCGGCGCCGCCGATTTCGTACACGATGGCACGGTTGCCATGCTGG
- the nagB gene encoding glucosamine-6-phosphate deaminase — translation MLVVIKDNFEEMSREAAKLFASLVRRKPDCVLGFATGSTPLGMYKELIRLHKKEGLDFSKVITFNLDEYVGLPPSHEQSYHYFMWENLFKHINVDPRHVHIPMGMAENIEEFCQWYEEKIDGCGGIDLQILGIGANGHIAFNEPGSSLGSRTRIKTLSDQTCEDNARFFENKDEVPRYAITMGVGTIMQAHELLLLASGAAKADAIKATVEGPVMAKYPATIVQLHQFATVLVDRDAASKLEGSYSGF, via the coding sequence ATGTTAGTTGTTATAAAAGACAATTTTGAAGAAATGAGCAGGGAGGCGGCAAAACTATTTGCAAGTCTGGTCCGTAGAAAGCCGGATTGTGTTCTTGGATTTGCAACGGGAAGTACGCCCCTGGGGATGTATAAAGAGTTGATTCGGTTGCACAAAAAAGAAGGGTTGGATTTTTCGAAAGTCATTACATTTAACCTGGACGAGTATGTTGGGCTGCCGCCCTCTCATGAACAAAGCTACCATTATTTCATGTGGGAGAATTTGTTTAAGCATATCAATGTAGATCCACGACATGTTCATATTCCAATGGGAATGGCGGAAAATATTGAAGAATTTTGTCAATGGTATGAAGAAAAAATTGACGGGTGTGGCGGCATCGACTTACAAATTCTGGGAATTGGCGCAAACGGTCATATCGCTTTTAATGAGCCCGGATCTTCCCTGGGGTCAAGAACGCGGATAAAAACCCTCAGCGATCAAACCTGCGAGGACAATGCCCGTTTTTTTGAAAATAAAGACGAGGTACCCAGGTATGCCATTACCATGGGGGTGGGCACAATCATGCAGGCCCATGAACTCCTCTTATTGGCCAGCGGTGCTGCAAAAGCGGACGCAATAAAAGCTACTGTTGAGGGTCCTGTCATGGCAAAGTACCCGGCGACAATTGTACAGCTCCATCAATTTGCGACTGTCCTGGTTGATAGAGACGCCGCGTCCAAACTTGAAGGAAGCTACTCGGGATTTTGA